A genomic stretch from Candidatus Tanganyikabacteria bacterium includes:
- a CDS encoding ATP-binding protein, whose product MDVRFLPHNAHQDGLAAFEERDPHLRVLRDLPLVHRPALLARLPRGVPGAFTVGGGRQIGKTTLLKLWMAELLKEGVAPERIAFFTGELIDDHHALVRLVGECLNDRHSPDPGYLILDEVTYIREWDRGVKYLADAGVLADTTLVLTGSDLTFLRQARMRFPGRRGPADVADFHVYPLSFREMLRLKGRLDEPAAVFDPALQPRSETISILFREFEEYLMHGGYLTAANDLVLRGAVRPSTFATYQEWVRGDMLRRGKQEVYLREVLGAIVSRYGSQVSWNSLARDLSIDHPQTVADYVGLLASMDAVYVQPALREDALAPAPKKARKILFTDPFIFHAIRSWLHPVSDPFGTQVRAALESPEWAGRLAEACVASHLSRDFPTYYIKAEGEVDVAIVREGRFWPIEVKWTGQLRAKDLKQIRKYGNGAIWGRVRAPGQLEGVPVEPLPLALARSSGFGAAI is encoded by the coding sequence GTGGACGTTCGATTCCTTCCCCACAATGCGCACCAGGACGGCCTGGCCGCCTTCGAGGAGCGCGACCCTCATCTGCGCGTCCTGCGCGATCTGCCGCTCGTGCATCGACCGGCGCTCCTGGCACGGCTACCCAGGGGCGTGCCGGGCGCCTTTACGGTGGGAGGGGGGAGGCAGATCGGCAAGACCACGCTCTTGAAGCTGTGGATGGCGGAGCTGCTCAAAGAAGGCGTCGCCCCCGAGCGCATCGCCTTCTTCACCGGTGAGCTCATCGACGACCATCACGCGCTGGTGAGGCTCGTGGGGGAGTGTCTGAACGACAGGCATTCACCCGATCCCGGGTACCTGATCCTCGACGAGGTCACGTACATCCGGGAGTGGGACCGCGGCGTGAAGTACCTGGCCGACGCCGGTGTCCTGGCGGACACGACGTTGGTCCTCACCGGTTCGGACCTTACCTTCCTGCGCCAGGCGCGCATGCGCTTTCCGGGCAGGCGGGGCCCGGCAGACGTGGCCGACTTCCACGTGTATCCCTTGAGCTTTCGCGAGATGCTGAGACTCAAGGGTCGGCTCGACGAGCCCGCGGCCGTGTTCGATCCGGCGCTCCAGCCGCGTTCCGAGACGATCTCGATCCTGTTCAGGGAGTTCGAGGAGTACTTGATGCACGGCGGGTACCTCACCGCCGCAAACGACCTGGTGCTGAGAGGGGCGGTGCGGCCTTCCACCTTCGCGACCTATCAGGAGTGGGTCCGTGGAGACATGCTGCGGAGGGGCAAGCAGGAGGTTTACCTGCGGGAGGTGCTCGGTGCCATCGTGAGCCGCTACGGGAGCCAGGTGTCCTGGAACTCCCTCGCGCGGGACCTGTCCATCGACCACCCCCAGACGGTGGCCGACTACGTGGGTCTCCTGGCCTCGATGGACGCCGTGTACGTTCAACCCGCCTTGCGGGAGGACGCGCTCGCCCCGGCCCCCAAGAAGGCCAGGAAGATCCTGTTCACCGACCCCTTCATCTTCCATGCAATCCGTTCATGGCTCCATCCCGTGTCGGATCCCTTCGGCACGCAGGTCAGGGCGGCACTGGAGAGCCCGGAGTGGGCCGGCCGGCTGGCCGAAGCTTGCGTGGCGAGCCATCTCAGCCGCGATTTCCCCACCTACTACATCAAGGCCGAGGGGGAAGTCGACGTGGCAATCGTCCGCGAAGGGCGCTTCTGGCCCATCGAGGTCAAGTGGACGGGCCAGTTGCGAGCCAAGGATCTCAAGCAGATCCGCAAGTACGGCAACGGCGCGATCTGGGGTCGGGTTCGAGCGCCGGGTCAGCTCGAAGGCGTCCCTGTCGAGCCTCTGCCTCTGGCCCTTGCCCGGTCGAGCGGTTTCGGAGCGGCGATTTGA